In Spiroplasma sp. SV19, one DNA window encodes the following:
- a CDS encoding fructose-specific PTS transporter subunit EIIC, whose product MYNEIFNEKHIILDSTAKTKEEAFLELAKLAETLGYVSDPNELVKGFEAREKESSTGFEDGFAIPHARIKAVKKEAVLFIRFKDSVDWKAMDGKPTKVAIALIIPEAKSGDIHLGILSEVARKLMDENFKKAMKIETNKTKIQAALLAGADQNSSEKVTKPTGEKPLILAMTACATGVAHTFLAADKLNQTGPKLGYDIKVETHGAEGVRNDFTDAEIKRAEVIIAATDIGLDMTRFGGKKVYICPVAKAIKDPEGVINTALKEGKTEPVGEFTTKGSNGSGQKVGVMKHLMAGVSYMVPIVILGGIFIAISLGLAKAIYGPNYENFHGSSKGMGWIPDATGGTAHWGELFYTDPLTDPKNFFYYLNILGGSAFTLMIPVLGAFIANSIAGRSAIAPAIVVSFIGNNAANFYPLPGIEAVNTPTGFVGAIAAGLAVGYTVKWINTWNVPKGLKPVMPIFFIPIVVGFVYGMIMMFVIGSTVGWVMGKFQEWISKTWGNISNASNVAIGLAFGLLIGAMAGFDMGGPVNKVAFLASTGLIGSKIYTPMGAMAVAIPVAPMGMGIATWIFKPFYNEEQRTMGSTAFFMGCIGISEGAIPFAVNDPKRVIPSNIVGSAIAGGLAGAVGIADLAGHGGPIVGFLSALGRGNGDTGVYGWAGAWQWTLLAFLFMAIGALITAFMYGFWQIADKRRTGETISMKQFVLKTRSDKVTADKKIKAAKKATKKDANQKQFSKRN is encoded by the coding sequence ATGTATAATGAAATTTTTAATGAGAAACATATCATTTTAGATTCAACCGCAAAGACTAAAGAAGAAGCATTCTTAGAACTTGCGAAGTTAGCTGAAACATTAGGATATGTTTCTGACCCAAACGAACTTGTTAAAGGTTTTGAGGCTCGTGAAAAAGAATCTTCGACAGGTTTTGAAGATGGTTTTGCAATTCCACATGCACGGATTAAAGCAGTTAAAAAAGAAGCAGTTTTGTTTATTCGTTTCAAAGATTCTGTTGATTGAAAAGCAATGGATGGAAAACCAACAAAAGTTGCGATTGCCTTAATTATTCCGGAGGCTAAATCAGGTGATATTCATTTAGGAATTTTAAGTGAAGTTGCGCGAAAATTAATGGATGAAAATTTCAAAAAAGCAATGAAAATTGAAACAAATAAAACTAAGATTCAAGCTGCTTTGTTAGCAGGTGCTGATCAAAATAGTTCTGAAAAAGTAACTAAGCCAACAGGTGAAAAACCATTGATTTTAGCAATGACAGCTTGTGCAACAGGGGTGGCTCACACCTTCTTAGCTGCTGACAAATTAAATCAAACTGGTCCGAAATTAGGATATGACATTAAAGTTGAAACGCATGGAGCAGAAGGAGTTCGTAATGATTTTACTGATGCAGAAATTAAACGTGCGGAAGTAATTATTGCGGCAACTGATATTGGTCTTGATATGACAAGATTTGGTGGCAAAAAAGTATATATTTGCCCTGTTGCTAAAGCAATTAAAGACCCTGAAGGAGTTATTAATACTGCTTTAAAAGAGGGAAAAACCGAACCAGTTGGTGAATTTACAACAAAAGGTAGCAATGGTAGCGGCCAAAAAGTTGGAGTTATGAAGCACTTGATGGCAGGGGTTTCATATATGGTGCCAATTGTTATCTTGGGGGGGATTTTTATCGCCATTTCATTAGGATTAGCAAAAGCAATTTATGGTCCTAATTATGAAAACTTCCATGGTTCTTCAAAGGGAATGGGTTGAATTCCTGACGCAACAGGAGGAACAGCACATTGAGGCGAATTGTTCTACACTGATCCTTTAACTGATCCTAAGAATTTTTTCTATTATTTAAATATTCTGGGAGGTTCAGCATTTACTTTGATGATTCCTGTTTTAGGAGCATTTATTGCTAATTCAATTGCTGGTCGTTCAGCAATTGCACCAGCAATTGTTGTGTCATTTATTGGGAATAATGCTGCTAACTTTTATCCTTTACCAGGGATTGAAGCAGTTAATACTCCAACCGGATTTGTCGGGGCAATTGCTGCTGGATTAGCTGTTGGTTATACTGTTAAATGAATTAATACGTGAAATGTCCCAAAAGGTTTAAAACCAGTAATGCCGATTTTCTTTATTCCAATTGTTGTTGGTTTTGTTTATGGAATGATTATGATGTTCGTAATTGGTTCAACAGTTGGATGAGTAATGGGAAAATTCCAAGAATGAATTTCAAAAACATGAGGAAATATTTCAAATGCTTCTAATGTCGCAATTGGGTTAGCTTTTGGTCTATTAATTGGAGCAATGGCTGGGTTTGATATGGGAGGACCAGTTAATAAAGTTGCTTTTTTAGCATCTACGGGATTAATTGGTTCAAAGATTTATACCCCAATGGGGGCAATGGCAGTTGCAATTCCGGTTGCTCCAATGGGAATGGGAATTGCAACATGAATCTTTAAACCATTCTATAACGAAGAACAACGAACAATGGGTTCAACAGCATTCTTTATGGGCTGCATTGGAATCTCAGAAGGAGCTATTCCATTTGCAGTAAATGATCCAAAACGTGTTATTCCAAGTAATATTGTTGGGTCAGCAATTGCTGGTGGATTAGCTGGAGCAGTAGGAATTGCTGACTTAGCTGGGCATGGGGGCCCAATTGTTGGATTCTTATCGGCTTTAGGCCGTGGGAATGGCGATACTGGTGTTTATGGTTGAGCTGGTGCTTGACAATGAACATTGTTAGCATTCTTATTTATGGCTATCGGAGCATTAATTACTGCTTTTATGTACGGATTTTGACAAATTGCTGATAAAAGACGTACAGGTGAAACAATTTCAATGAAGCAATTTGTTTTAAAAACACGTTCTGATAAAGTTACTGCTGATAAAAAAATTAAAGCAGCTAAAAAAGCAACTAAAAAGGATGCTAATCAAAAACAATTTTCAAAACGAAATTAA
- the tuf gene encoding elongation factor Tu, which yields MAKQKFDRSLPHVNVGTIGHVDHGKTTLTAAITTVLAKKGFAEAQGYDNIDKAPEEKERGITINTSHVEYRTDKRHYAHVDCPGHADYVKNMITGAAQMDGAILVVAATDGPMPQTREHILLSRQVGVPKMVVFLNKCDMMGDDTEMIDLVEMEVRDLLSEYGFDGENTPVIRGSALKALEGDPKWEEKNMELMNAIDTWIPEPERDTEKPFMMPVEDVFTITGRGTVATGRVERGIVKVNEEVEIIGLKEATKKVVATGLEMFRKLLDDAKAGDNVGILLRGVNREDVERGQVIAKPGSVKPHKEFKVQVYVLSKEEGGRHTPFFGNYRPQFYFRTTDVTGSIKLPAGVEMVMPADNVEMTVELIAPVAIEEGTKFSIREGGRTIGAGTVVSIIK from the coding sequence ATGGCAAAACAAAAATTTGATAGAAGTTTACCACACGTAAACGTTGGAACAATTGGTCACGTTGACCACGGTAAAACAACTTTAACAGCGGCTATTACAACTGTACTAGCTAAAAAAGGATTCGCAGAAGCACAAGGATATGATAATATCGATAAAGCACCTGAAGAAAAAGAACGTGGGATTACAATTAATACTTCACACGTTGAATACCGTACTGATAAAAGACACTATGCTCATGTTGACTGTCCAGGGCATGCTGATTATGTTAAAAACATGATTACAGGAGCTGCGCAAATGGATGGTGCGATTTTAGTTGTTGCGGCAACCGATGGGCCAATGCCTCAAACAAGAGAGCATATCTTATTATCAAGACAAGTTGGTGTACCAAAAATGGTTGTTTTCTTAAACAAATGTGATATGATGGGTGACGATACTGAAATGATCGACTTAGTTGAAATGGAAGTTAGAGACCTATTAAGTGAATATGGATTTGATGGAGAAAATACCCCAGTTATTAGAGGTTCAGCATTAAAAGCACTTGAAGGTGACCCTAAATGAGAAGAAAAAAATATGGAATTAATGAATGCAATTGATACATGAATTCCAGAACCAGAAAGAGATACTGAAAAACCATTTATGATGCCTGTTGAAGATGTTTTCACAATTACAGGACGTGGAACAGTTGCAACAGGACGTGTTGAACGTGGGATTGTTAAAGTTAATGAAGAAGTTGAAATTATCGGATTAAAAGAAGCAACTAAAAAAGTTGTTGCAACAGGTTTAGAAATGTTCAGAAAATTATTAGATGATGCTAAAGCTGGAGACAATGTTGGGATTTTATTACGTGGAGTAAACCGTGAAGATGTTGAACGTGGGCAAGTTATTGCAAAACCAGGTTCAGTTAAACCACACAAAGAATTTAAAGTACAAGTTTATGTTTTAAGTAAAGAAGAAGGAGGGCGTCATACGCCATTCTTCGGAAATTACCGTCCACAATTTTATTTCCGTACAACTGATGTTACAGGTTCAATTAAATTACCAGCCGGAGTAGAAATGGTTATGCCAGCTGATAATGTTGAAATGACAGTTGAATTAATTGCCCCTGTTGCGATTGAAGAAGGAACAAAATTCTCAATTCGTGAAGGTGGTCGTACAATCGGTGCCGGAACAGTTGTTTCAATTATTAAATAA
- the fusA gene encoding elongation factor G, translating into MAREYSLENTRNIGIMAHIDAGKTTTTERILFHTGKIHKIGETHDGASQMDWMAQEQERGITITSAATTAFWKNMRLNIIDTPGHVDFTVEVERSLRVLDGAVAVLDGQSGVEPQTETVWRQATTYGVPRVVFVNKMDKIGADFLYSVKTIHDRLQANAHPVQIPIGAEDQFSGIIDIVERKAYHYDGAANEDAQEIPIPDDLKDLVEEYRMKLVEAIVNFNEELMLKYLDGNEITIPEIKSAIRAATLTGDFFPVFCGSAFKNKGVKLMLDGVIDYLPSPVDIPAIKGVLEDGTEVERHADDSEPFSALAFKIMTDPFVGKLTFFRVYSGVLKKGSSVLNSTKDKSERIGRLLKMHANNREEIEEVYAGDIAAAVGLKLTTTGDTLCDEKNEVILESMVFPEPVISLALEPKTKADQEKMSLALQKLAEEDPTFRTWTDEETGQTIIAGMGELHLDILVDRMKREFKVETNVGAPQVSYRETFKDSAEVEGKYIKQSGGRGQYGHVWIKFEPNHDKGFEFVDAIVGGKIPKEFIGSVKKGIEESMQTGKLAGYPMIDIKATLYDGSYHDVDSSQMAYEFAASLALKEAAKKCKPVILEPIMAVEVTVPEEYYGDVMGNLSSRRGQIEGNDQRGNAQVVKAKVPLSEMFGYATDLRSFTQGRGTYTMLFSHYQEAPKSVTEEIIKKAGKSAE; encoded by the coding sequence ATGGCAAGAGAATATTCTCTAGAAAATACGAGAAATATTGGAATTATGGCGCACATTGATGCTGGAAAAACCACAACAACAGAGCGGATTTTATTCCATACTGGTAAAATTCATAAAATCGGAGAAACACATGATGGGGCTAGTCAAATGGATTGAATGGCTCAAGAACAAGAACGTGGAATTACAATTACTTCAGCGGCAACAACAGCCTTTTGAAAAAATATGCGTTTAAATATTATTGATACTCCAGGCCACGTTGACTTTACTGTGGAAGTGGAAAGGTCATTGCGAGTATTAGACGGGGCAGTTGCAGTTCTTGATGGACAATCGGGAGTTGAACCCCAAACAGAAACTGTTTGAAGACAAGCAACAACTTATGGAGTACCACGTGTTGTCTTTGTTAATAAAATGGATAAAATTGGAGCGGACTTTTTATATTCAGTAAAAACAATTCATGACCGCTTACAAGCAAATGCACATCCTGTACAAATTCCAATTGGAGCAGAAGATCAATTTTCGGGCATCATTGATATTGTAGAACGAAAAGCTTATCATTACGATGGAGCAGCGAATGAGGATGCCCAAGAAATTCCGATTCCTGATGATTTAAAAGATTTAGTGGAAGAATATCGGATGAAATTAGTTGAAGCAATCGTTAATTTTAATGAAGAGTTAATGCTGAAATATTTAGATGGAAATGAAATTACAATTCCTGAAATTAAAAGTGCGATTCGTGCTGCAACATTAACAGGAGACTTCTTCCCAGTCTTTTGTGGAAGTGCTTTTAAAAACAAGGGAGTTAAATTAATGTTGGATGGAGTCATTGACTATTTACCATCTCCAGTTGATATTCCGGCGATTAAAGGAGTATTAGAAGATGGAACAGAAGTTGAACGTCATGCTGATGATAGTGAACCATTTTCAGCGTTAGCATTCAAAATTATGACTGATCCGTTTGTTGGAAAATTAACATTTTTCCGTGTTTATTCAGGAGTGTTAAAAAAAGGAAGTTCTGTTTTAAACTCAACAAAAGATAAGAGTGAACGAATTGGACGATTATTAAAAATGCATGCTAATAATCGTGAAGAAATTGAGGAAGTTTATGCTGGTGATATTGCTGCCGCAGTTGGTTTAAAATTAACTACAACGGGAGATACCCTTTGTGATGAAAAAAATGAAGTGATCTTAGAATCAATGGTGTTCCCAGAACCAGTTATTAGTTTAGCATTAGAGCCAAAAACAAAAGCAGATCAAGAAAAAATGAGTTTAGCATTACAAAAATTAGCAGAAGAAGATCCAACATTTAGAACATGAACAGACGAGGAAACGGGACAAACGATTATTGCTGGAATGGGTGAGTTGCACTTAGACATTTTAGTTGACCGAATGAAGCGTGAATTTAAAGTGGAAACCAATGTTGGGGCTCCACAAGTTTCATATCGTGAAACATTTAAAGATAGTGCCGAAGTAGAAGGAAAATACATTAAACAATCAGGGGGACGTGGACAATATGGACACGTATGAATTAAGTTTGAACCAAACCATGATAAAGGTTTTGAATTTGTTGATGCGATTGTTGGAGGAAAAATTCCAAAAGAATTTATTGGTTCAGTTAAAAAAGGAATTGAAGAATCAATGCAAACTGGTAAATTAGCTGGTTATCCAATGATTGATATTAAAGCAACCCTATATGATGGGTCATACCATGATGTCGATTCATCACAAATGGCCTATGAATTTGCTGCTAGTTTAGCATTAAAAGAAGCGGCAAAAAAATGTAAGCCAGTTATTTTAGAACCAATTATGGCTGTTGAAGTTACAGTTCCAGAAGAATACTATGGAGATGTAATGGGGAACTTATCATCACGCCGTGGTCAAATCGAAGGAAATGACCAGCGTGGAAATGCTCAAGTTGTTAAGGCAAAAGTTCCGTTGTCAGAAATGTTTGGTTATGCTACTGATTTACGAAGCTTTACGCAAGGGCGAGGAACATATACAATGTTATTCTCACACTACCAAGAGGCACCAAAATCAGTTACCGAAGAAATTATTAAAAAAGCTGGAAAATCAGCGGAATAA
- a CDS encoding LemA family protein, whose product MGYNPTVNNAEVAAKSSFLGKFFVYIWFILIFPIFLFILSRNNLIRNKEKIEETASDIDVQLKRRVDMLTKLIDSTKQYMKYEKDTLATIVELRSQANKNLNVQELDKVNNAITSQAGKINVLLENYPDLKANNSVIELQTGIKDCEDNIAAARRFYNSAVRDFNASLKTWPSNVAASSLRLSTFLYFEADAADRQDVKIDLGQ is encoded by the coding sequence ATGGGATATAATCCAACAGTAAATAATGCGGAAGTGGCGGCAAAAAGTAGTTTTTTGGGCAAATTCTTTGTTTACATTTGGTTTATTTTAATTTTTCCAATTTTCTTGTTTATTTTATCAAGAAATAATTTGATTCGTAATAAAGAAAAAATTGAGGAAACAGCATCAGATATTGATGTACAATTAAAACGCCGTGTTGACATGTTAACAAAGTTAATTGATAGTACAAAACAATATATGAAGTATGAAAAAGATACCTTGGCGACAATTGTTGAATTAAGAAGTCAGGCTAATAAAAACTTAAATGTGCAAGAATTAGACAAAGTTAATAATGCAATTACTAGTCAAGCGGGGAAAATTAATGTCTTATTAGAAAATTATCCAGATTTAAAAGCAAACAATAGTGTTATTGAATTGCAAACAGGAATTAAAGATTGTGAAGACAACATTGCTGCGGCTCGTCGTTTTTATAATTCGGCAGTTCGTGATTTTAATGCCAGTTTAAAAACTTGACCATCAAATGTTGCAGCGTCTTCGTTACGTTTAAGTACATTTTTATATTTTGAAGCAGATGCTGCTGATCGTCAAGATGTTAAAATAGATTTAGGACAATAA
- the rpsL gene encoding 30S ribosomal protein S12 has translation MPTINQLVRKPRKEKVWKTKAPALNRGLNSLQKKPTDVTSPQKRGVCTRVATMTPKKPNSALRKYARVRLTNGMEVTAYIPGEGHNLQEHSVVLIRGGRVKDLPGVRYHIIRGTLDTAGVNNRQQGRSLYGTKRPKATKA, from the coding sequence GCCAACAATTAACCAATTAGTTCGTAAACCACGTAAAGAAAAAGTGTGAAAAACAAAAGCCCCCGCTTTAAATAGAGGGTTAAACTCTTTACAAAAAAAACCAACTGATGTAACTTCACCACAAAAAAGAGGAGTTTGTACTCGTGTTGCAACAATGACACCAAAAAAACCAAACTCAGCGTTACGAAAATATGCCCGTGTTCGTTTAACAAACGGAATGGAAGTAACAGCATATATTCCAGGAGAAGGACATAATTTGCAAGAACATAGTGTTGTCTTAATTCGTGGAGGAAGGGTTAAAGACTTACCAGGGGTACGTTACCACATTATTCGTGGAACATTGGATACTGCCGGAGTTAATAACCGTCAACAAGGAAGATCACTATATGGTACAAAAAGACCAAAAGCAACGAAAGCTTAG
- a CDS encoding DUF3137 domain-containing protein, translating to MENNITPLEAVVTQEFMELVMKHKLKNTNFKYFKKRYLFLNWCLITITFLLWFLLIITFINIQLFFFATLSSLGITGQVLILLVSLGTLSCVGYLTFKYWRAIKLQKLIIQELPMAKFYQTELDVMTTKKYQVATVKKKFDFFPRVGVPPKSEIKQDYVLNFNATNVNYSFGTLTRKEVINNGKSTDIIYTRYPYLTIDINEEWDLIATIKAMRTFFKIFKSKDNTNLESTEFEKIFAVNANDQILIRKLLTPKVMVNLIELANNNKKIPLMQFDGGHITIVFSHYNVNNFNDITGRLLGFSFVGTYQEAITNIVDVIRKDLNWLLRSLQWIEAYDFKK from the coding sequence ATGGAAAATAATATAACACCTTTAGAAGCGGTTGTTACGCAGGAATTTATGGAACTGGTTATGAAACATAAATTAAAAAATACTAATTTTAAATATTTTAAAAAACGTTATTTGTTTTTAAACTGGTGCTTAATAACAATTACTTTTTTACTATGATTTTTGTTAATAATAACTTTTATTAATATTCAATTGTTCTTTTTTGCAACTTTAAGTTCTCTTGGGATTACTGGTCAAGTTCTTATTCTTCTTGTAAGTTTAGGTACCTTAAGTTGTGTGGGATATTTAACATTTAAATATTGAAGAGCAATAAAATTACAAAAACTTATTATTCAAGAATTACCGATGGCAAAATTTTATCAAACAGAATTAGATGTTATGACAACAAAAAAATATCAAGTTGCAACGGTTAAAAAAAAGTTTGACTTTTTTCCTCGTGTTGGTGTACCACCAAAAAGTGAAATCAAACAAGATTATGTGCTTAATTTTAATGCAACTAATGTTAATTATTCATTTGGGACTTTAACACGAAAAGAAGTAATTAATAATGGGAAAAGTACGGATATTATTTATACTCGTTATCCATATTTGACAATTGATATTAATGAAGAATGAGATTTGATTGCGACAATTAAAGCAATGCGGACTTTTTTTAAAATTTTTAAATCAAAAGATAATACTAATTTAGAATCAACTGAATTTGAAAAAATATTTGCTGTTAATGCAAATGATCAAATTCTAATTCGAAAGTTATTGACACCAAAAGTAATGGTTAATTTAATTGAGTTAGCTAATAACAATAAAAAAATCCCCTTAATGCAATTTGATGGGGGACATATTACAATTGTTTTTAGTCATTATAATGTTAATAATTTTAATGACATAACGGGAAGATTACTTGGTTTTTCGTTTGTTGGAACCTATCAAGAAGCCATTACAAATATTGTTGATGTTATTCGAAAAGATTTAAACTGACTATTAAGATCTTTACAATGAATTGAAGCCTATGATTTTAAGAAGTAG
- the rpsG gene encoding 30S ribosomal protein S7, whose product MRKRQAEKRDVLPDPIYNSKLVTRAINKIMIDGKRGVAQTILYGAFDIVKEKTNSEPLDVFNKAIENITPHLELKVRRIGGANYQVPIEVNDDRKVTLGLRWLINYARLRNEKSMIDRLANEIIDASNGIGGSVKKKDDTHKMAEANKAFAHYRW is encoded by the coding sequence ATGCGTAAACGCCAAGCAGAAAAAAGAGATGTTTTACCAGATCCAATTTATAATTCAAAATTAGTGACACGTGCAATTAATAAAATTATGATTGATGGGAAAAGAGGGGTTGCTCAAACAATTTTATATGGAGCATTTGATATTGTAAAAGAAAAAACAAACAGTGAGCCATTAGATGTGTTTAATAAGGCAATTGAAAACATTACACCACATTTAGAATTAAAAGTTCGTCGAATTGGAGGAGCTAATTATCAAGTTCCAATTGAAGTAAATGATGACCGTAAGGTTACTTTAGGATTAAGATGACTAATTAATTATGCAAGATTACGTAATGAAAAAAGCATGATTGATCGTTTAGCAAATGAAATTATTGATGCCTCAAATGGAATTGGTGGGTCAGTAAAGAAAAAAGATGATACACATAAAATGGCAGAAGCAAATAAAGCTTTCGCCCATTATCGCTGATAG
- a CDS encoding type I phosphomannose isomerase catalytic subunit, translated as MYKVIKVTPFFSERLWGGHKLADFGFQLPTNDLYGEAWVISALDNGMSYIATGPEQGTSLKSFYQNHPEYFGTTESEFPLLSKIITANDYLSVQVHPDDEYSLRHNKMLGKPECWYVLDCPPNAKMIYGHQAQTKTELMAMVEQKAWQQLFTEVKVQKGDFLYVPPGKVHAITQGVTVFELQRSSDVTYRFYDFDRADKDGNFRPLHLQECFDVTTVPDSNEQVQHIIEGILIDNQYFTLHLLTKTQELDLSLVKWGQVTVVEGEIMIGAENLTARESAIIVDLNQRLTVTVKGKALLSYKK; from the coding sequence ATGTATAAAGTAATTAAAGTAACCCCTTTTTTCTCTGAACGATTATGGGGTGGCCACAAGCTGGCTGATTTTGGTTTTCAACTACCAACAAATGATTTATATGGTGAAGCATGAGTTATTAGTGCTTTAGATAATGGAATGAGTTATATTGCTACTGGTCCAGAGCAAGGGACTTCTTTAAAATCTTTTTATCAAAATCATCCCGAATATTTTGGAACTACAGAAAGCGAGTTTCCATTATTGTCAAAAATTATTACGGCTAATGATTATTTATCAGTGCAAGTGCACCCTGATGATGAATATAGTTTAAGGCATAATAAAATGTTAGGGAAACCAGAATGTTGATATGTGCTTGATTGCCCCCCAAATGCTAAAATGATTTATGGCCATCAAGCACAAACAAAAACTGAGTTAATGGCAATGGTTGAGCAAAAAGCATGACAGCAATTATTTACAGAAGTAAAAGTGCAAAAAGGAGATTTCTTATATGTTCCACCAGGAAAAGTCCATGCAATAACACAGGGGGTAACTGTTTTTGAGTTGCAACGTTCATCTGATGTTACATATCGCTTTTATGATTTTGATCGTGCTGATAAAGATGGGAATTTTCGTCCCTTACATTTGCAAGAATGTTTTGATGTAACAACAGTTCCGGATTCAAATGAACAAGTGCAACATATTATAGAAGGAATTTTAATTGATAATCAATATTTTACTTTGCATTTACTAACAAAAACACAAGAACTTGATTTATCATTAGTAAAATGAGGACAGGTAACAGTTGTTGAAGGAGAAATTATGATTGGGGCAGAAAACCTTACAGCGAGAGAATCAGCAATTATTGTTGATTTAAATCAGAGACTCACTGTTACTGTCAAGGGTAAAGCATTGTTAAGTTATAAGAAATAA
- a CDS encoding YwaF family protein, giving the protein MNLMSYSFGGWNGPWGFFDPLGSQWAQPKGPVTFGIEFAVGLSMVVVLLLIVFLLPKFNAKLATKSIFRYTLGSYLIFAWLIFWLLKIIYYYKVIPSLMFNNNNTILINGLQYGQSNIVEYQGQWYAHFFDTRTVDCLNLPIYKAWVKVKLVSPGVYETISNGSTIRADNWTDAVPLELCKWLNLIYGILLLCPQNSKVTRRLYSYYAPWGVWLPILALVFPPDAYTFGNYYYWAHYGNHALIIAVCWWMHLYGTPSYDKKQILGSLIMFLIYALFALLFSAVLNENFQYMGKGGWSFGGTNVRDWLGGYPSQIVPLFALGALGTISGHLMLNACGQWYQIDFNNHTAQLIRTKKNKLGFSKDEWTYRNLLGY; this is encoded by the coding sequence ATGAATTTAATGAGTTATAGTTTTGGCGGTTGAAATGGACCATGAGGTTTTTTTGATCCATTAGGTAGCCAATGAGCACAGCCCAAGGGACCTGTTACATTCGGAATTGAATTTGCTGTTGGTTTAAGTATGGTTGTTGTTTTGTTATTAATTGTTTTTTTGTTGCCAAAGTTTAATGCCAAGTTAGCAACTAAAAGCATTTTTCGCTATACTTTGGGTAGTTATTTAATTTTTGCCTGATTAATTTTTTGATTGCTAAAAATCATTTATTACTATAAAGTCATTCCAAGTTTAATGTTTAATAACAATAATACGATTTTGATTAATGGTCTGCAATATGGTCAAAGTAACATTGTGGAATATCAAGGGCAATGGTATGCACATTTTTTTGATACCAGAACTGTTGATTGTTTAAACTTGCCTATTTATAAAGCGTGAGTTAAAGTTAAATTAGTTAGTCCGGGTGTTTATGAAACAATTTCTAATGGTTCAACAATTCGTGCTGATAATTGAACGGACGCTGTACCGTTAGAGTTATGCAAATGATTAAACTTAATTTATGGAATTTTACTATTGTGCCCACAAAATAGCAAAGTAACAAGAAGATTATATTCCTATTATGCGCCATGGGGAGTATGATTGCCAATTTTAGCATTGGTTTTTCCGCCAGATGCTTATACTTTTGGAAATTATTATTATTGAGCTCATTATGGGAACCATGCTTTAATTATTGCTGTCTGTTGGTGAATGCATCTTTATGGAACGCCAAGTTATGATAAGAAACAAATTTTAGGCAGTTTAATAATGTTTTTAATATATGCCTTGTTTGCCTTATTATTTTCAGCGGTTTTAAATGAGAATTTTCAATATATGGGAAAAGGTGGATGAAGTTTTGGTGGAACTAATGTTCGTGATTGATTAGGAGGCTATCCATCTCAAATTGTTCCGTTATTTGCCTTGGGAGCACTGGGAACGATTAGTGGGCATTTAATGTTAAATGCGTGTGGACAATGGTATCAAATTGATTTTAATAATCATACAGCACAATTAATTCGAACAAAGAAAAACAAGTTAGGATTTTCGAAAGATGAATGAACATATCGTAATTTATTAGGATATTAA